CCAGCTACTTTCTTGCTGCTCCTTGGTGGGCAGCGCTTCAATGCGGGCAAGCGCGGTATCCCAATTAGAGAAACGCAAAGCCGCACGAATTGCCCAAGCGCGATCCTCGCTTTCCATGCCTTGGCCATCGCCCTTGCTCAGCCAGTTGGAGGCTTGCTCATGCTGTTTTTTTGCGGCAACTAGGCCGATCTGTTGCCAAGCATAAGCTTTATCTTTGGCAGGCAATTGGCTCTCTAGATTGTTTAATAGGCTAGCCGCACGATCTGGGCTAGCCCTAGCGATTCTGCCTAAGGCATAGATGGCTAATTCACGGCCAGCAGGGGTGGCGAGTGAGAGCTTGCCGAGCTGTTTATCGGGCGAGGCAACGACTGCATTCACATTTTTAACGCTGAATTCAGCAGGGAAACCAACGCGGGGTGCTAATTGCCGTGCAAGCTCAGTGCGATTGCCGCTCAGTGCAATGCGGATACGCGTCCAAGCATCGGCAGTGCCAAGATCATTGCTATTAAATAAGGCATCAAATACGGGGTTGCAAGCCTCTGCTTGTGGTTTAGATGAAAACCATAGCGCTTTGGCTTCTAGTAAAGGGCCGCGCTCATTATTGGCCAAGCCAGCTTGCGCATTCAGGCAGACTAATTCATTGCTTGGGTTATCTACCTTTGCGTATTCGGTCTCAAAACTCACCCAGCTTTTACGGCGCCCCAATTCTTTGAGCCATTCCACTCTAAAGCGTTCTGCAAGCGGGCTATTGCCGTAATTTTTAAAAAAGCTTTGCGCATCACTTTCGCTGACGCTGGAAATTTGCGTACTCAGCCAGTAATAACGTGGATACATTTCTAAGGGCTCGCCAGCGCTGGAGTCGGCCATTTTTGCGATGCTGGGTAAATCGCGGCTACGGGCGGCTTCACGAAGCTGAGCAAGATCTAAGCGAGCTTGAGCACTGGCAGAAAGCGTTAGGGAAGCAATTAATAATAGTTTTTTCATAGTTCTTTAAATGTATTGAGCAGGCAAGCGTAGCTTAAGCATAACTTAGGCTTGTTGTTATTCGTAGGTTAGTAATTGTAAAAAATAGAAAATATTTTTTCGCGACATGATCTGAGGTTAACGAGAGGCAAGGTCGGCTGTGCTAAGCCCCTCTGGGCTGTGTAGGTGGGTTTTGAGTATTCTTGCAGGTGATTACCATGTCACACATGGCGCGATGATCCTTGGCGGTCTATTTTTAAGTAACGTTAAGTCTTGCTGACTAGATTTTAACTAAACCTTTCAAAGTTATTCGGAATCAATACTTGCTGCTGCAACGAATTTTCTAGGGCCAGCAGGGAAAGCCAATTGCGTTAAAGCTTCGGCTTGCTAACGCGCTAGTGGCGAGTACGGTAGCTATTATGTTTTGGTCAGCGTTATTTTTTCTTTTCAAGCTTATGGATGCCCCTTTTTTTATGGTTGGCGGTATTTTTTGCAGATTCAATGCGCAGTCCAGCAGCGGGAGTTTAAGCAGGCACTTCAGTTGCTTGGCGAAGCAAACAAATCACTTCATTGAGTGCTTACACAGCAAAATACTGTGATTAGCATAAGCTGAGGATCCATCCTGATCTCCCGATAAAGGGTAAAAGCTAGTAGAATCAGGGCGTTTAAGAATATTAAAGAACGAGAATGGGAATATGCTGACTTTCCAAGAAATTCTGCTCACGCTGCAAAACTACTGGGGCCGTAATGGTTGCGCGCTATTGCAGCCTTACGATATTGAAGTAGGCGCGGGTACATTCCATACCGCAACCTTTCTGCGCTCCCTAGGCCCAGAGCCTTGGAATGCCGCTTATGTGCAGCCTTCACGTCGTCCTAAGGATGGTCGTTATGGCGAAAACCCAAATCGCTTGCAGCATTATTACCAATTTCAAGTGGCTTTAAAGCCATCGCCAGACAATATCCAAGATCTCTATTTGGGTAGTTTGCGTGAGCTGGGTATTGATACCAGTGTGCACGATATTCGCTTTGTAGAAGACGATTGGGAAAGCCCAAGCTTGGGCGCGTGGGGCTTAGGTTGGGAGGTGTGGTTGAACGGGATGGAGGTCACTCAGTTCACCTATTTCCAACAGGTTGGCGGTATTGATTGTAAGCCGGTGCTGGGCGAAATCACCTACGGTGTTGAGCGACTCGCCATGTATTTGCAAGGTGTGGAAAACGTTTACGATTTAGTGTGGACAGTTTATCCAAATGGCCAAAAAGTGACTTACGGCGATATCTACCATCAAAATGAAGTAGAGCAATCGACGTATAACTTTGAACACGCCAATGTGCCGCTGCTGCTCGATTTATTTAATAAATTTGAGAGCGAAGCCGCGCGCCTAATGGAAGCCAACTTAGCCTTGCCA
This genomic interval from Iodobacter fluviatilis contains the following:
- a CDS encoding lytic transglycosylase domain-containing protein, with the translated sequence MKKLLLIASLTLSASAQARLDLAQLREAARSRDLPSIAKMADSSAGEPLEMYPRYYWLSTQISSVSESDAQSFFKNYGNSPLAERFRVEWLKELGRRKSWVSFETEYAKVDNPSNELVCLNAQAGLANNERGPLLEAKALWFSSKPQAEACNPVFDALFNSNDLGTADAWTRIRIALSGNRTELARQLAPRVGFPAEFSVKNVNAVVASPDKQLGKLSLATPAGRELAIYALGRIARASPDRAASLLNNLESQLPAKDKAYAWQQIGLVAAKKQHEQASNWLSKGDGQGMESEDRAWAIRAALRFSNWDTALARIEALPTKEQQESSWMYWKARILKSQNKTLEANQLWASTAENHDFYGLLSREELGNSISPANVSYKASSEEIKQVRAMPGVQRALALIDQDWRIEAIREWNWAMRGLSDQQLLAASELALKQNWFDRAIYSAERTKQLHDFSLRYLTPYREVIEPAAKNEGLDPAWVYGLMRQESRFISNARSGVGAGGLMQIMPATAKWIAAKMGNKRFNTAEVHDISTNITFGTFYLRYIWEQLDDNQILATAGYNAGPGRARAWQGKQTLDGVIYIETIPFDETRDYVKKVMANAIHYAHAFSGQGMPLKQRLANINAKAGSAE
- the glyQ gene encoding glycine--tRNA ligase subunit alpha translates to MLTFQEILLTLQNYWGRNGCALLQPYDIEVGAGTFHTATFLRSLGPEPWNAAYVQPSRRPKDGRYGENPNRLQHYYQFQVALKPSPDNIQDLYLGSLRELGIDTSVHDIRFVEDDWESPSLGAWGLGWEVWLNGMEVTQFTYFQQVGGIDCKPVLGEITYGVERLAMYLQGVENVYDLVWTVYPNGQKVTYGDIYHQNEVEQSTYNFEHANVPLLLDLFNKFESEAARLMEANLALPGYEMVMKCSHVFNLLDARGAISVTERAAYIGRVRTLSRLVARAYYDSREALGFPMCQVS